A window of the Planococcus citri chromosome 4, ihPlaCitr1.1, whole genome shotgun sequence genome harbors these coding sequences:
- the mts gene encoding serine/threonine-protein phosphatase PP2A, producing the protein MEDKSSLKELDQWIEQLNECRQLTESQVKILCDKAKEILSKESNVQEVKCPVTVCGDVHGQFHDLMELFRIGGKSPDTNYLFMGDYVDRGYYSVETVTLLVALKVRYRERITILRGNHESRQITQVYGFYDECLRKYGNASVWKYFTDLFDYLPLTALVDGQIFCLHGGLSPSIDTLDHIRALDRLQEVPHEGPMCDLLWSDPDDRGGWGISPRGAGYTFGQDISETFNHSNGLTLVSRAHQLVMEGYNWCHDRNVVTIFSAPNYCYRCGNQAAIMELDDGLKYSFLQFDPAPRRGEPHVTRRTPDYFL; encoded by the exons ATGGAAGACAAGTCGTCCCTTAAGGAGCTCGATCAGTGGATCGAGCAACTAAACGAATGCCGTCAACTGACGGAATCACAAGTAAAAATCCTTTGCGACAAG GCTAAAGAAATATTATCAAAGGAATCAAACGTACAGGAAGTTAAATGTCCTGTAACAGTATGCGGAGACGTCCACGGCCAGTTCCACGATTTAATGGAACTTTTTCGTATAGGTGGCAAATCTCCCGATACGAATTATTTGTTCATGGGTGATTATGTAGATCGTGGATATTACTCAGTTGAAACAGTAACATTATTGGTAGCATTAAAA GTTAGGTATAGGGAACGAATAACTATTTTAAGAGGAAATCACGAATCGAGACAAATTACTCAAGTATATGGGTTTTATGACGAATGTTTGAGAAAATATGGAAATGCCAGTGTGTGGAAATATTTCACTGATTTGTTTGATTACCTACCACTTACCGCGTTAGTCGATGGTCAAATATTTTGTTTACACGGTGGTCTGTCACCTTCTATCGATACATTGGACCATATACGTGCCCTGGACCGTCTTCAAGAAGTACCGCATGAG GGACCTATGTGTGATTTACTTTGGTCAGATCCTGATGACAGAGGAGGGTGGGGAATATCTCCGCGAGGAGCTGGTTATACTTTCGGTCAAGATATTTCAGAAACGTTCAATCATTCTAACGGTTTAACTTTAGTATCACGAGCACATCAGTTAGTTATGGAAGGCTACAACTG GTGTCACGATAGAAATGTAGTTACAATTTTCTCCGCCCCGAACTACTGTTACAGATGTGGTAATCAAGCTGCTATTATGGAATTAGACGACGGTCTAAAGTATTCATT